GGTGCACCCACAGCAGGACAATCAGGGTAATCGCCATCAGTGTCATGCCAGCGTACACCGCTGCCAGCGCGCCGGTGTATCGGGCAACCACGTAAAGCCCGCGCGGGATGGGGCGGGCGAGCACGGGATAGACGAGGCGTTGCTCCACGTCGTGAAACAGCGCGCCGCTGATGAGAAACACCACGCTCAGCGAACCGGCAAGCAAAATCATCACCATGCCGGTATCCTTCACGATTTTGACCTGCACGCCCAGATCGAAGAAGGACACCGTGCCCGCGACGGCGACCACCACCAGCGACAGCAGCACCATCACATGCAGGATTTGCCGTCGCACGGCTTCCAGAAAGCTCAGTTTGACAAGGGCAAAAAACGCTCTGAGCATCCTATCCCTCCTATGCCGCCTTTCCGACGGGAAGTGTGGCAGGCGCGTTCTGCACGATACGCAGGAAAGCCTCTTCCAGGGTCTCGCGCTGCTGGTTCACGCTGACCAACCGCGCACTTGCCTTCTGAAGTGCTTCCATCACCACAGACAACCGGTCACCATCGATGACCGCAACCACCTGAGCACTATCCCGCCGCACGTTTGCGCATATCTGGCGCAGTGCCCTTTCGGCGTCCGGGCTGACGTTCTCGGCGACCAGCACGTACCGGTCTGTCTGTTGGGTCAGTTCCTGCGGGGTTCCGAAAGCGAGCAGATGCCCCCGGTGGATAATCGCCACGCGGTCGCAAATCCGTTCCACCTCCCCGAGGTGGTGCGAACTGAGGAAGATGGTCTTGCCATGCTCTTTCAGCGCTTGCAACACGTTGCGCATCTCCACCCGCGACACGGGGTCCAGCCCAGAAGCGGGCTCGTCCAGAATGAGCAGTTGTGGGTCACCGACCAACGCCTGCGCCAGCGCCACCCGCTGGGTCATTCCCTTGGACAGTTTACCGATGGGACGGTGCGCGAAGGTGTCGGCGCGAGCCAGTTCCAGAGCCACCTCCACCCTGTGCTCTGCTTCCCGGGCTGGCACACCTGCCAGCGCAGCATGGGCAGACAGCAGCTCGCGAGGACTGAGGTAACGCGGGAAGTAGGGCTGTTCGGGCATGTAGCCCACCTTTTGACGGGCGCGAGGCTGTTCGCAGGGAATATCGTACAGCCACGCTCGCCCGCGTGTGGGGGCGATAAAGTGAAGCAGCATCTTAATGGTGGTGGTTTTGCCTGCGCCGTTTGCCCCGATAAAGCCCACCGTCTCTCCGTCTGCAATGCGCAGATTCAGGTCGTGAACGGCGGTATGCGTCTGTTTGCGTAAGGTGTATACTTTGGTCAGCCCTTCGGTGCGGATAGCCCACTGCGCCTGCATGTCGGTGCTCCTGCTGGACAGTTTCTTAAGAGCTACGCTGGCGTAATGAACATGTAGCGAGCTCGTGCTTTTTCCATGCTTGCCCAGACACTTTCTTGTCAGGTCATCCTTGTCACCCTGAGCGTTAGCGAAGGGTCTCAGAGATTCTTCGCTTCGCTCAGAATGACAAAGTAAGTGTCATGCTGAACGGAGTGAAGCATCTCCGGGATTCTTCGCTTCGCTGAGAATGACACATGATGTCGCTTGATATCTCAGACCTACGACCGGTCTTTCAGCTGCGTAACTCCTATCCCTTATCTTTATCGGAAGTAATAGGGCATTTATCGAGGGGGTGAGAATATAGCACTGTTGACAGTAAGAAAGACAACAATTCAAGCCGATGATATTGCCCGAAGGCTTAGCCAGACATTCTGTCGGAGAAGGTGTTGCCCATGGGAAATTCACGCAAGCATCTGAACGGGAACGAACGGGTATCTCATCTGTTCCAGCTGCTACCTGCCGCTTTAGAGGCAATCCACAGCGCGTCGCAGGTGTATCAGGTCACAGAACGTGCCTGTGCCTCTATCGGTGGGGGATTGGGGGCGCAGGCGGTGTTCGTGCTGTGGTATTCGGAGAGTGAGCGTGCGTTTGTGGGGATGCCCTCCGGATACGGCATCGACGACGCCACGCTGTCCCAGATTCGTTTGCCTGCCGGCATGTGCGCGGCAAGCGATACCGCTTTTGTGCATGGCAGACCCTATATCAGCGATCGAACGGACGAAGAGGAACTGTTGACCGGCGCATTGCGCCGCCAGCTGTGTTTGGCGCGCCTGTTAACACTGCCCATCCGCGATGAGAAGCACACTCGCGGTGTGCTGCATGTGGTCAACAAACCGGGCAAGCCATATGACGAAGTGGACGTGGCGTTCGCCATGAGCATCGCGCACGCCTGCGGCGCGGCGCTATCGCTGTTGCACTACCGCCACTATATCGATCGGATGGCGAT
This sequence is a window from Bacillota bacterium. Protein-coding genes within it:
- a CDS encoding ABC transporter ATP-binding protein; protein product: MQAQWAIRTEGLTKVYTLRKQTHTAVHDLNLRIADGETVGFIGANGAGKTTTIKMLLHFIAPTRGRAWLYDIPCEQPRARQKVGYMPEQPYFPRYLSPRELLSAHAALAGVPAREAEHRVEVALELARADTFAHRPIGKLSKGMTQRVALAQALVGDPQLLILDEPASGLDPVSRVEMRNVLQALKEHGKTIFLSSHHLGEVERICDRVAIIHRGHLLAFGTPQELTQQTDRYVLVAENVSPDAERALRQICANVRRDSAQVVAVIDGDRLSVVMEALQKASARLVSVNQQRETLEEAFLRIVQNAPATLPVGKAA
- a CDS encoding sensor domain-containing diguanylate cyclase, whose amino-acid sequence is MGNSRKHLNGNERVSHLFQLLPAALEAIHSASQVYQVTERACASIGGGLGAQAVFVLWYSESERAFVGMPSGYGIDDATLSQIRLPAGMCAASDTAFVHGRPYISDRTDEEELLTGALRRQLCLARLLTLPIRDEKHTRGVLHVVNKPGKPYDEVDVAFAMSIAHACGAALSLLHYRHYIDRMAITDGLTGLFNRYHAESLLEENIHLAMQNKSPLSVAVVYLDHLKYFNDVYGYRAGDRALLSVAKALQKSVSPRALLARYAGDEFVAVLPGVSLYEAQAQMQAVRDLVAAECWEPVGGLSVSIGVVSYPESAVPADHLLSAAEDAAMAAKRHGRNQVVLVTPRSAA